A genome region from Camarhynchus parvulus chromosome 15, STF_HiC, whole genome shotgun sequence includes the following:
- the PTPN11 gene encoding tyrosine-protein phosphatase non-receptor type 11, translating into MTSRRWFHPNITGVEAENLLLTRGVDGSFLARPSKSNPGDFTLSVRRTGAVTHIKIQNTGDYYDLYGGEKFATLAELVQYYMEHHGQLKEKNGDVIELKYPLNCADPTSERWFHGHLSGREAEKLLTEKGKHGSFLVRESQSHPGDFVLSVRTGDDKGESNDGKSKVTHVMIHCQDLKYDVGGGEKFDSLTDLVEHYKKNPMVETLGTVLQLKQPLNTTRINAAEIESRVRELSKLAETTDKVKQGFWEEFETLQQQECKLLYSRKEGQRQENKNKNRYKNILPFDHTRVVLHDGDPNEPVSDYINANIIMPEFETKCNNSKPKKSYIATQGCLQNTVNDFWRMVFQENSRVIVMTTKEVERGKSKCVKYWPDEYSLKEYGVMRVRNVKESAAHDYTLRELKLSKVGQGNTERTVWQYHFRTWPDHGVPSDPGGVLDFLEEVHHKQESIPDAGPVVVHCSAGIGRTGTFIVIDILIDIIREKGVDCDIDVPKTIQMVRSQRSGMVQTEAQYRFIYMAVQHYIETLQRRIEEEQKSKRKGHEYTNIKYSLSDQTSGDQSPLPPCTPTPTCPEMREDSARVYENVGLMQQQKSFR; encoded by the exons ATGGTTTCATCCAAATATCACTGGGGTGGAGGCAGAAAACCTGCTGTTAACAAGAGGAGTCGATGGCAGCTTCTTGGCACGGCCCAGCAAAAGTAACCCAGGAGACTTCACACTCTCTGTTAG ACGAACTGGAGCTGTGACCCACATCAAGATCCAGAACACAGGTGACTACTATGACCTCTACGGGGGAGAGAAGTTTGCCACGCTGGCTGAGCTGGTGCAGTACTACATGGAACACCACGGGCAGCTCAAGGAAAAGAATGGAGATGTCATAGAGCTGAAATATCCCCTCAACTGTGCTGATCCCACCTCAGAAAG GTGGTTTCACGGGCATCTCTCTGGGAGAGAAGCTGAGAAACTCttgacagagaaaggaaagcatgGCAGCTTCCTGGTGAGGGAGAGCCAGAGCCACCCTGGGGACTTTGTCCTTTCTGTGAGGACAGGGGATGACAAAGGAGAGAGCAATGATGGCAAATCCAAAGTGACACACGTCATGATCCACTGCCAG GATCTCAAATATGATGTTGGTGGAGGGGAGAAGTTTGACTCTCTGACAGATCTGGTGGAGCATTACAAGAAGAACCCCATGGTGGAGACTTTGGGCACTGTGTTGCAGCTCAAACAG cccctgaaCACCACCCGGATCAACGCTGCCGAGATCGAGAGCCGAGTCAGGGAGCTCAGCAAACTGGCAGAGACCACGGATAAAGTCAAGCAGGGCTTCTGGGAAGAGTTTGAG AccttgcagcagcaggaatgcaaACTCCTCTACAGCCGTAAGGAAGGGCAGCGCcaggaaaacaagaacaaaaatagatacaaaaacattttaccCT TTGATCACACCAGAGTTGTTCTCCACGATGGTGATCCCAATGAACCTGTTTCAGACTATATCAATGCTAATATTATTATG ccTGAGTTTGAAACCAAGTGCAACAActcaaagccaaaaaaaagttacattgCTACCCAAGGCTGCCTGCAGAACACGGTGAATGATTTCTGGAGGATGGTGTTCCAGGAGAATTCCAGAGTTATTGTCATGACCACGAAAGAAGTGGAAAGAGGAAAG AGCAAGTGTGTGAAGTACTGGCCAGATGAATATTCCCTGAAGGAGTACGGAGTGATGCGTGTCCGGAACGTGAAGGAGAGTGCAGCCCACGACTACACCCTGAGAGAGCTGAAACTTTCCAAAGTTGGCCAG GGGAACACGGAGAGGACGGTGTGGCAGTACCACTTCCGCACCTGGCCCGACCACGGCGTCCCCAGCGACCCCGGAGGTGTCCTGGACTTCCTGGAGGAGGTGCACCACAAGCAGGAGAGCATCCCTGATGCAGGACCTGTCGTGGTCCACTGCAG TGCTGGCATTGGTCGAACAGGAACTTTCATTGTCATTGACATCCTCATTGACATCATCCGAGAGAAAG GGGTGGACTGTGACATCGATGTCCCCAAGACCATCCAGATGGTGAGGTCCCAGCGCTCAGGGATGGTGCAGACAGAGGCCCAGTACAGGTTCATTTACATGGCAGTGCAGCACTACATCGAGACCCTCCAGCGCAGGATCGAGGAGGAGCAG AAGAGCAAGAGGAAAGGTCACGAGTACACAAACATTAAATATTCCTTATCGGACCAGACGAGCGGGGATCAGAGCCCTCtccccccctgcaccccaaccCCAACGTGTCCAGA aatgAGAGAAGATAGTGCTAGAGTATATGAAAATGTGGGGctgatgcagcagcagaagagttTCAGATGA